The genomic interval GAATCGTCCGCCCTTTCGCTCACGCAGCTTCACGCCTTCACCTTTCGGGTCGGAGACGCCATTTGCCGCGACTTCCTTGGCCATCACAAACCCCATCGAGACATCCGACTGGCCGATTTCACCTTCCATGAAGACCGGTGTGGTCATTGCGATTTTCTGCTCGGCTTCGTTTGCTCCGCTAATGTTTTGCTCCGCTAATGTACTGAAACAACCGCATGAAGCCGCCACGCGATAGCGTCCGGTTCTCACGCCTCTACTCGGGAACCGGACGCTATCGCGTGCCGGCTGATGAATAATCCGGGCTAATGGTCTGGGGCAACTTGTCTTTAGGGTAGTGGATCTTGTTAAAGATCCTGTCGCTTTTCCGAACCATGACCACGTAGTGGATCTTGTCAAAGATCCCCCATCGACATCCCGAGTCGAAATCGAACACTATCGTACCGCCCAAACACAAACCAAACGCCCTGAGCCGTGACGTTGCGGAGCGATCCAGTTGATGCGTCTCCTGCGCCTCGGCTACAGGGCAAATAATGCGAAGCACAGCCCTCATTCTCCGTTGAGCCAATTCCGTTGAGCCAATTCTCCGCTAAACCACGACTGGAGCAGTACGACGCCCGATGATGTATAATCGAGGGATAGCAAAATCGATCCTTTGCATTCCCCAGATTGCGGATTCATGTTTCATCATCACGCCAATCTCGCCAACCGTCGAACCTTTTTATCTCGTACCGGTGTGGGTCTCGGTAGTACTGCATTTTCAGCGCTGATGGCGCGAGACCTGATGGCTGGCGATTTAAAGGCTGGAGAATCATCAGCGTCGGGAATCAACGCGTCGTCCCCCAATGCGGCAGGCCGCAGCGGGCTGCCTCACCACTCGCCCAAAATCAAACGCGTGATCTTTCTGTGCATGGCGGGTGGGCCTTCGCATTTGGAGACGTTTGACCACAAGCCCGAGTTGGCGGCGATGGATGGCAAGCCCATGCCGGCATCCTTTACCGATGGACAGCCGATCGCGCAGTTGCAAGGCCAGGAGCTGAAATGCCAGGGACCGTTAACAAAGTTTCAGCGTTACGGAAAAAGCGGCCAGTGGATCAGTGACTTTTTGCCGTATCACCAAAAGATGGCCGACGATATCTGTGTGATCCGTTCGATGGTGACCGAGCAGATCAATCACGATCCCGCGC from Stieleria varia carries:
- a CDS encoding heme-binding protein; this encodes MRTGRYRVAASCGCFSTLAEQNISGANEAEQKIAMTTPVFMEGEIGQSDVSMGFVMAKEVAANGVSDPKGEGVKLRERKGGRFAVKDASETDSEATKDS